A region from the Arachis ipaensis cultivar K30076 chromosome B01, Araip1.1, whole genome shotgun sequence genome encodes:
- the LOC107612729 gene encoding uncharacterized protein LOC107612729: MTSLISRKCLSTFQEMFQFPKHRRKGEPTNEREDTVIWKFDNTGVYSTNSFTQMMQAEALPAEVTSYSFTRAIWKGFVPPRIELLSWFVLIGRVNTKDRLRRLRVIDQHDTLCVLCSKSEETVFHLFLGCDITWQVWCAWYAFGRSWCSPGNLKEHFESWINMAIWKVERKRWFLGFFAVVWTIWLERNSRLFRNHSSSMREIINKSFASAEEWIGGEPFGC; the protein is encoded by the exons ATGACGTCATTGATATCTAG AAAATGTTTGTCTACCTTCCAAGAAATGTTTCAATTTCCAAAACACCGTAGAAAAGGAGAGCCTACAAATGAAAGAGAGGATACGGTGATTTGGAAATTTGATAACACAGGTGTCTATTCAACGAACTCTTTTACACAGATGATGCAAGCGGAAGCCCTTCCGGCTGAAGTTACAAGTTATAGTTTCACGCGGGCTATTTGGAAAGGGTTCGTCCCTCCAAGGATCGAGCTCTTGTCTTGGTTTGTGTTGATTGGAAGGGTGAACACTAAGGACCGGTTGCGTAGACTACGTGTTATTGATCAGCATGATACGCTGTGTGTGCTGTGTTCCAAGTCTGAGGAAACTGTGTTCCATTTGTTTCTTGGCTGTGATATCacctggcaggtgtggtgtgcgtGGTATGCGTTTGGTAGGAGTTGGTGCTCTCCTGGTAATCTTAAGGAGCACTTCGAAAGCTGGATAAACATGGCAATATGGAAGGTGGAGAGAAAGAGGTGGTTCCTTGGATTCTTTGCTGTTGTCTGGACAATCTGGTTAGAAAGGAATAGCAGGCTGTTTCGAAATCACAGCTCAAGTATGCGGGAAATTATAAACAAGTCATTTGCATCTGCAGAGGAATGGATTGGCGGTGAACCCTTTGGTTGTTGA